The genomic interval TAAAACGTTTTACCACGTTTTGTCTTTCTCTCTACAATATTTCCAGCACATTTAGGACATTGTACACCCGTTTCTTTTAAAATTGGCTTCGTGTTACGACAATCGGGAAATCCAGGACACGCCAAAAAATCACCGTATCGGCCATGTTTCACTACCATAAATTTGCCACAATTTTCACATTGTACCTCTGATATTTCAACTGGGAGCTCTACATGACCAATCTCTTTTTCAGCCTGCTCCAAATCTACGGCAAACCAATCATAAAACTCCCGCAATAATCCTAGGCGTGTACCTTTGCCATCTGCAATTTCGTCTAGCCTATTTTCCATAGTAGCAGTAAATTCAACATCTACAATCGCCTTAAAATATTGTTTTAGTAAATCCAAAACAACAAAACCTAATTCAGTAGGTTGAAACTTTTTCTCTACTCTTACTACATAACCACGAGCTACAATCGTTTCAATAATGGGAGAATACGTACTTGGCCTACCAATACCTTTTTCCTCTAACGTTTTTACCAAGCTAGCTTCCGTATATCTAGGTGGTGGTTCTGTAAAATGTTGCTTCGGAGTAATTTTATTTGCTTTTAAATTTTCTCCAGTCACTAATTCAGGTAATGTAATATCTTTCTCTTTTTCTTCCCCATCTTTACCTTCTGTGTATACGGCCATAAATCCGGGAAATTTAACGGTAGATCCTGTAGCTCGTAGACCAAATCGTTCAGCAGTAATATCAACCGTTAGAGTATCATAAATAGCAGAAGCCATTTGGCTGGCAATAAACCTTTCCCAAATTAATCGATATAATCGTAGCTGTTCCTTTGAAAGATATTTAACGATCTTATCAGGAGGAAATTCCAAACTAGTAGGGCGAATTGCCTCATGAGCATCCTGAGATTTCTTTGTAGAATACACTGGACTTTTAGCCGGCAAATAATTTTCCCCATATGATAATGCAATATAGTTCCTAGCATCAAGTTGTGCCGATTCAGCTAGACGTACTGAATCAGTACGCATATAAGTAATCAATCCTACAGGGCCTGAGCTACCGAGTTCCAGTCCTTCATAAAGTTGTTGAGCTACCATCATCGTCTTACGAGAGGTGAATCCCAATTTTCTTGACGCCTCTTGCTGCAAACTACTGGTGATAAAAGGTGCCGCAGGGTTTCTTCGACGTTCTTTACGTTTTACATCTGTAACCGTGAATGCTGCCTTTTCTAATTCACCTTTTATACCCTCAGCTTGGTCTTCGTTATCTATTTTAGCTTTTTTCCCATCAACTAGGATAAGTTGTGCATCAAATAATGCAGTTTTAGGCTTTCCTCGTAATTTTGCCTCAATAGACCAGTACTCTTCTGAAACAAACGCTTGAATTTCTTTTTCGCGATCACAAATAATCCCTACCGCTACAGACTGTACACGACCGGCACTAAGTCCTTTGCGCACCTTTCGCCATAATAAAGGACTCAGTTGATAACCTACAATTCGATCTAAAAGACGCCTAGCTTGCTGGGCATCTACTCGCTCGAGATTAATTGGCCTTGGCTTCTT from Pelosinus sp. IPA-1 carries:
- the topA gene encoding type I DNA topoisomerase, which gives rise to MSKALVIVESPAKAKTIEKFLGKNYTVKASMGHLRDLPKSQFGVDVDNNFEPKYINIRGKGDLIKSLKSAAKAADTVYLASDPDREGEAIAWHLAHILNIPEDKACRIEFNEITKTTIQNAVKKPRPINLERVDAQQARRLLDRIVGYQLSPLLWRKVRKGLSAGRVQSVAVGIICDREKEIQAFVSEEYWSIEAKLRGKPKTALFDAQLILVDGKKAKIDNEDQAEGIKGELEKAAFTVTDVKRKERRRNPAAPFITSSLQQEASRKLGFTSRKTMMVAQQLYEGLELGSSGPVGLITYMRTDSVRLAESAQLDARNYIALSYGENYLPAKSPVYSTKKSQDAHEAIRPTSLEFPPDKIVKYLSKEQLRLYRLIWERFIASQMASAIYDTLTVDITAERFGLRATGSTVKFPGFMAVYTEGKDGEEKEKDITLPELVTGENLKANKITPKQHFTEPPPRYTEASLVKTLEEKGIGRPSTYSPIIETIVARGYVVRVEKKFQPTELGFVVLDLLKQYFKAIVDVEFTATMENRLDEIADGKGTRLGLLREFYDWFAVDLEQAEKEIGHVELPVEISEVQCENCGKFMVVKHGRYGDFLACPGFPDCRNTKPILKETGVQCPKCAGNIVERKTKRGKTFYGCQSYPTCDFMTWDMPLKENCQTCGAFMLRHNFKNGRFSTLCSNESCITRPTTAEKKVEDAAKNKTTKTKKKVKPKTKSTTKKTVKTE